A region of Myxococcus stipitatus DSM 14675 DNA encodes the following proteins:
- a CDS encoding FHA domain-containing protein: MWQIIINGPGYFDTSYDLPEGVTSLGRADENDIVLGGDLVSRRHARLYVDADILRIEDLGSRNGSRVNGAALQGSRQLSPGDSVSLGENTLAVRQPNTVENAATEMVNLGAGGVLRFGHGQDVGPSVLLAKSVKDADVLRLLDNVGPVPFEDFGSPSPVAAASPRVGQETLVLMFRTAEALATASTLSTFLDTTMDRLLERTDATTAVVLLKHPTGAMVPAAVRHRGKLAKGEVPVSDAIVDEALRQGRALAVGDVRDDRRFAARESVILYGVDSVLCIPIGAEPPYAGVLYVNTAAKGDGLEPMLDACSAVAHLVATGVQKFSPREGGPTMERVRRALERFHPPDVAERRVSEAQRQGGRLPGLEERTVTVLHVELMGFGALAPKLGAAKATQLLSDFHARASGIVFSFEATVEGFLSESMRALFGVPYTKGDDPVRAVRAALALRSDWERAMSRRPVNERCELRMALHTTRALVGMIGSEVRSDYTAVGEGMPIAGWLAATGNPGQVLLTGKALAAVGARFDVMPLGERLVRPPREKVAAFEVLDEEEGQLTNPGLR; the protein is encoded by the coding sequence ATGTGGCAGATCATCATCAACGGGCCCGGCTACTTCGATACGTCCTACGACCTGCCTGAAGGCGTCACGAGCCTGGGCCGCGCGGACGAGAACGACATCGTCCTGGGCGGCGACCTCGTGTCGCGTCGGCACGCGCGGCTCTACGTCGACGCGGACATCCTCCGCATCGAGGACCTGGGCAGCCGCAACGGCAGCCGCGTCAACGGCGCGGCGCTGCAGGGCTCCCGGCAGTTGTCTCCTGGGGACTCGGTGTCGCTGGGGGAGAACACGCTCGCGGTCCGCCAGCCCAACACCGTGGAGAACGCCGCCACGGAGATGGTGAACCTGGGCGCGGGCGGAGTCCTGCGCTTCGGCCATGGGCAGGACGTGGGCCCGTCGGTGCTCCTGGCCAAGAGCGTGAAGGACGCGGACGTCCTGCGCCTGTTGGACAACGTGGGGCCGGTGCCCTTCGAGGACTTCGGCTCGCCGTCCCCCGTGGCCGCGGCCAGTCCACGCGTGGGGCAGGAGACGCTGGTGCTGATGTTCCGCACCGCGGAGGCGCTCGCCACGGCCTCCACGCTCTCCACCTTCCTGGACACGACGATGGACCGGCTGCTGGAGCGCACGGACGCCACCACCGCCGTCGTGCTCCTCAAGCACCCCACCGGCGCGATGGTGCCGGCGGCGGTGCGCCACCGAGGCAAGCTGGCCAAGGGCGAGGTGCCCGTCTCCGACGCCATCGTCGACGAGGCGCTGCGCCAGGGCCGGGCGCTCGCCGTGGGCGACGTGCGAGACGACCGCCGCTTCGCCGCGCGCGAGAGCGTCATCCTCTACGGCGTGGACAGCGTGCTGTGCATCCCCATCGGCGCGGAGCCGCCCTACGCGGGGGTCCTCTACGTCAACACCGCCGCGAAGGGGGATGGGCTGGAGCCCATGCTGGATGCCTGCTCGGCGGTGGCGCACCTGGTGGCCACGGGCGTGCAGAAGTTCTCCCCGCGCGAAGGCGGGCCGACGATGGAGCGGGTGCGCCGGGCGCTGGAGCGCTTCCATCCGCCCGACGTCGCCGAGCGCCGCGTCTCCGAGGCCCAGCGCCAGGGCGGACGCCTCCCCGGGCTGGAGGAGCGCACCGTCACTGTGTTGCATGTGGAGCTGATGGGCTTCGGGGCCCTGGCGCCGAAGCTGGGGGCGGCCAAGGCCACGCAGCTGCTCAGCGACTTCCACGCCCGGGCGTCGGGCATCGTGTTCAGCTTCGAGGCCACGGTGGAGGGCTTCCTGAGCGAGTCCATGCGGGCCCTGTTCGGCGTGCCCTACACGAAGGGCGATGACCCGGTGCGGGCGGTGCGGGCGGCGCTGGCGCTGCGCTCGGACTGGGAGCGGGCCATGAGCCGGCGGCCGGTGAACGAGCGTTGCGAGCTGCGGATGGCCCTGCACACCACCCGGGCGCTGGTGGGGATGATCGGCTCGGAGGTCCGTTCGGACTACACGGCTGTAGGAGAAGGGATGCCCATCGCGGGGTGGCTGGCCGCGACGGGCAACCCCGGGCAGGTGCTGCTGACGGGCAAGGCGCTGGCCGCCGTGGGGGCTCGCTTCGACGTGATGCCCCTGGGGGAGCGCCTGGTCCGCCCGCCTCGGGAGAAGGTGGCCGCCTTCGAGGTGCTGGACGAAGAAGAGGGCCAACTCACCAACCCGGGCCTGCGGTGA
- a CDS encoding ubiquinol-cytochrome c reductase iron-sulfur subunit yields MTKLDRRAVLLSLAQGGCALATLGVGCGGEWRQAEVLDLPPDGVCPGAPSPGSAEEGWVEVRLSDHPGLETPGGHAPVRLPEALLDVVLVHARPGCYVALWRICTHGDCTVDWLPREGVMECPCHGSRFALDGAVLQGPAQRPLRAFTAVRRQDSVFILRPR; encoded by the coding sequence GTGACGAAGCTCGACCGCCGCGCCGTGCTCCTCTCGTTGGCCCAGGGCGGCTGCGCCCTGGCCACGCTGGGAGTGGGGTGCGGCGGTGAGTGGCGGCAGGCCGAGGTCCTGGACCTGCCGCCCGACGGTGTCTGCCCCGGCGCGCCGTCGCCGGGCTCCGCCGAGGAGGGCTGGGTGGAGGTGCGGCTCTCCGACCACCCGGGACTGGAGACACCGGGAGGCCACGCCCCGGTGCGCCTGCCGGAGGCGCTCCTGGACGTGGTGCTCGTCCACGCGCGCCCCGGCTGCTACGTCGCGCTGTGGCGCATCTGCACCCATGGCGACTGCACCGTGGACTGGCTCCCCCGGGAGGGCGTCATGGAGTGCCCCTGCCACGGCTCCCGCTTCGCCCTGGATGGCGCGGTGCTCCAGGGGCCCGCCCAGCGCCCCCTCAGGGCCTTCACCGCCGTGCGCCGGCAGGACTCCGTCTTCATCCTCCGCCCTCGCTGA
- a CDS encoding MXAN_6577-like cysteine-rich protein, translated as MLCCLFALVLTGCPDEGVVCTAGLSVCGGTCVDTRGDSANCGACGTTCSASEVCQEGVCGCRAGTQACGGACVDTATDVAHCGACGTACASGQVCESGTCREGCSQGLLRCGGACVDGATDPLNCGACGNTCPDVQSCRSSRCAYDVVTACFTNGQLVGIQAETDQLGPRREFGAGVQSLASWDGFVLAADMTNGKLLQAAGGNLGTVVEEDSLGVTSGSPNDILVDPPYVYVVDSVTNTLQVLMREGPAQGNGLGLRTVGQVNLGANTSPQALARFGDLLYIPLFGTASSGFRNGNAVARVDISNPLSPRKVDTIPLTGLDLKPFDGGTVMPLPYSVTTTRSAVYVALTNLNPFRDYRPNGPGMLARIDPATGEVRAIDLGAERCLNAGYVEAVGDQLVVACIGEALYDPANGYIATSVRATGLVLVKDDLPVASYAVSPGCEPGTPGCMLSVASRFAVAQGAVYLADTNAGRVFVVEVEDGRLVERRGYSTPSAKGPALQACPLDPRRPVSNAIDVTALR; from the coding sequence ATGCTGTGCTGCCTCTTCGCCCTGGTGCTCACCGGGTGTCCCGACGAGGGCGTGGTGTGCACCGCGGGCCTCTCGGTCTGCGGTGGCACGTGCGTGGACACTCGTGGCGACTCCGCGAACTGCGGCGCCTGTGGCACCACCTGCTCCGCGAGCGAGGTGTGCCAGGAGGGTGTCTGTGGATGCCGCGCGGGCACGCAGGCCTGTGGTGGCGCGTGCGTGGACACCGCGACGGATGTGGCCCATTGCGGCGCTTGTGGCACCGCCTGCGCCTCGGGACAGGTGTGCGAGTCGGGCACGTGCCGTGAAGGTTGCTCGCAAGGACTGCTGCGCTGTGGCGGTGCTTGCGTGGATGGCGCCACGGACCCGCTCAACTGCGGCGCTTGTGGCAACACGTGTCCGGACGTGCAGTCCTGTCGCTCGAGCCGCTGTGCCTATGACGTGGTGACGGCTTGCTTCACGAACGGTCAGCTCGTGGGCATCCAGGCGGAGACGGACCAGCTCGGCCCTCGGCGGGAGTTTGGCGCGGGGGTGCAGTCGCTCGCGTCGTGGGATGGCTTCGTGCTCGCCGCCGACATGACCAACGGCAAGCTGCTTCAAGCAGCCGGAGGCAACCTGGGCACGGTGGTCGAGGAGGACTCGCTCGGGGTGACGTCCGGCTCACCCAACGACATCCTCGTGGACCCGCCCTACGTCTACGTCGTCGACTCCGTGACCAACACGCTCCAGGTGCTGATGCGCGAAGGTCCCGCGCAGGGCAACGGCCTGGGCCTGCGCACCGTGGGGCAGGTGAACCTGGGCGCGAACACCAGTCCCCAGGCGCTCGCGCGCTTCGGCGACCTGCTCTACATCCCGCTGTTCGGCACAGCGAGCTCGGGCTTCCGGAACGGCAACGCCGTCGCGCGCGTCGACATCTCCAATCCGTTGTCACCGCGCAAGGTCGACACGATTCCGCTCACCGGCCTGGACCTGAAACCCTTCGATGGCGGCACGGTGATGCCGCTGCCCTACTCGGTGACGACGACGCGCTCCGCTGTCTACGTGGCCCTCACCAACCTCAATCCCTTCCGTGACTACCGGCCCAACGGCCCCGGCATGCTCGCGCGCATCGACCCCGCCACCGGCGAGGTCCGCGCCATCGACCTGGGCGCCGAGCGCTGCCTCAACGCCGGTTACGTGGAGGCCGTGGGGGACCAGCTCGTGGTCGCCTGCATCGGCGAGGCCCTCTACGACCCGGCCAACGGCTACATCGCGACGTCGGTGCGAGCCACGGGCCTGGTGCTCGTGAAGGACGACCTGCCCGTGGCGTCCTACGCGGTGAGTCCCGGCTGTGAGCCCGGCACCCCGGGCTGCATGCTGTCCGTGGCCAGCCGCTTCGCCGTGGCCCAGGGCGCGGTGTACCTGGCGGACACGAACGCGGGGCGCGTCTTCGTCGTCGAGGTGGAGGACGGTCGCCTCGTCGAGCGAAGGGGTTACTCGACGCCCTCGGCCAAGGGCCCCGCGTTGCAGGCGTGTCCCCTGGATCCTCGACGCCCCGTGTCCAACGCCATCGATGTGACCGCGCTCCGGTAG
- a CDS encoding TonB-dependent receptor plug domain-containing protein, producing the protein MRRTFFTGHLVCLALSLAGDVRAQSRDADAVPAESAPSAESAPSAEPTPDAVTSPGSSPTPVSSSGTVVRGKAPPPPESPERRDPTGAITLIDAAERAGEARDTAELLAGSVGLAVQDTGGYGQSKSLVVRGAASNGVLVFLDGIPLNGAGGMADLSQVPAALVERFEVLRGGAGTRYGSGGLGGAVNIVTRAPSSSARASGEVTYGSWNTALGHVAVTGPLLDGNALVLLHAGRSEGDFAYELDELPAVDNPVTAEARARNDARGGGVLLRYRRRLPGGSRLDVLSELALEDRAIPGTVQNPQSSGRQDLDRLSLGVRWSGALGGAGAQASARGFFRRDGLEVTGDLLAAGGPQRHSVGGVELEGRTPLGDSQVLTLTVAASGEQVTDARDSQAASWWRTSVMAMDEWTLFDGVLEVVPSLRLERVGPYWLFSPKLGAMVSLGRGLGLRANAGQSHRAPSFLELYIRQGMLLPNPGLKPERALYADAALVWSSAEEGARWSVTAGGFGALYENLIAYELYPPMAARPYNFDAARVWGAELEVEARPFSWLMASGGYTWLRTQNRLGDPRFYNQPLPYRPRHKWVGRVRAGPDWLNVRTEVLYQAAQFVNRTGTRSLPSRTFWSAGASSTFLRRPDVTLSVEVKNLLDARAYDFTGFPLPGRAVYATLAVALDRDSPAVTEEPHASRPPSP; encoded by the coding sequence ATGCGGCGCACCTTCTTCACCGGGCACCTGGTGTGCCTGGCGCTCAGCCTCGCTGGCGACGTCCGCGCGCAGTCGCGAGACGCAGACGCCGTGCCCGCCGAGAGCGCGCCGTCCGCCGAGAGCGCGCCGTCCGCCGAGCCCACTCCGGACGCGGTGACGAGTCCAGGTTCCAGTCCGACACCGGTCTCGTCCTCGGGAACGGTGGTGCGGGGGAAGGCACCTCCGCCTCCGGAGTCACCCGAGCGCAGGGACCCGACGGGGGCCATCACCCTCATCGATGCGGCGGAGCGCGCGGGGGAGGCTCGCGACACGGCGGAGCTGTTGGCCGGGTCGGTGGGGCTCGCGGTGCAGGACACCGGAGGGTACGGGCAGAGCAAGAGCCTGGTGGTTCGCGGCGCGGCGTCGAACGGCGTGTTGGTGTTCCTGGATGGGATTCCGCTCAACGGCGCGGGCGGCATGGCGGATTTGTCTCAAGTCCCCGCCGCGCTCGTGGAGCGCTTCGAGGTGCTGCGTGGGGGCGCGGGGACGCGCTACGGCTCGGGAGGGCTGGGCGGCGCGGTGAACATCGTCACGCGGGCACCCTCCTCGAGTGCGCGCGCCAGTGGTGAGGTGACGTACGGGAGCTGGAACACGGCGCTGGGGCATGTCGCCGTCACGGGGCCGCTGCTGGATGGGAATGCGCTCGTGCTGCTGCATGCGGGGCGGTCGGAGGGCGACTTCGCCTACGAGCTCGATGAGCTGCCCGCGGTGGACAATCCCGTCACCGCGGAAGCGCGGGCCCGCAATGACGCGCGAGGGGGTGGGGTGCTCCTCCGCTACCGGCGCCGATTGCCGGGGGGCTCGCGGTTGGACGTGCTCTCCGAGCTGGCGCTGGAGGACCGCGCGATTCCGGGCACGGTGCAGAACCCACAGTCCTCGGGGCGGCAGGACCTGGACCGGCTCTCGTTGGGCGTGCGCTGGTCGGGAGCCTTGGGCGGTGCGGGAGCGCAGGCGAGTGCACGGGGCTTCTTCCGGCGCGATGGGTTGGAGGTGACGGGCGACCTGCTCGCGGCGGGAGGGCCGCAGCGGCACTCGGTGGGGGGCGTGGAGTTGGAGGGGCGCACGCCGCTCGGGGATTCACAGGTGCTGACGCTCACGGTGGCCGCGTCGGGTGAGCAGGTGACCGATGCGCGGGACTCACAGGCCGCGAGCTGGTGGCGCACGAGCGTCATGGCGATGGACGAGTGGACGTTGTTCGACGGCGTCCTGGAGGTGGTGCCGTCGCTGCGGCTGGAGCGCGTGGGGCCCTACTGGCTCTTCTCTCCGAAGCTCGGCGCGATGGTGTCGCTGGGGCGTGGCTTGGGCCTGCGGGCCAACGCGGGACAGTCTCACCGGGCACCTTCGTTCCTGGAGCTCTACATCCGGCAGGGCATGTTGCTGCCCAATCCTGGCTTGAAGCCGGAGCGGGCGCTGTATGCGGACGCGGCGCTGGTGTGGAGCTCGGCGGAGGAGGGGGCTCGGTGGAGCGTGACGGCGGGGGGCTTCGGCGCGCTGTACGAGAACCTCATCGCGTACGAGCTGTATCCGCCCATGGCGGCGCGTCCCTACAACTTCGACGCCGCGCGAGTGTGGGGCGCGGAGCTGGAGGTGGAGGCGCGTCCGTTCTCGTGGCTGATGGCCAGTGGGGGTTACACGTGGCTGCGCACGCAGAACCGGCTGGGCGATCCGCGCTTCTACAATCAGCCGTTGCCGTATCGTCCTCGCCACAAGTGGGTGGGGCGTGTGCGAGCGGGGCCGGATTGGCTCAACGTCCGCACCGAGGTGCTGTATCAGGCCGCGCAGTTCGTGAATCGCACGGGGACTCGGAGCTTGCCGTCGCGCACGTTCTGGAGCGCGGGGGCTTCGAGCACCTTCTTGAGGCGGCCGGACGTCACGTTGTCGGTGGAGGTGAAGAACCTCCTCGACGCCCGGGCCTATGACTTCACCGGCTTCCCGCTGCCGGGGCGCGCTGTGTACGCGACGCTGGCGGTGGCGCTCGACCGGGACTCACCTGCTGTCACCGAGGAACCTCATGCATCGCGCCCCCCATCCCCCTGA
- a CDS encoding FHA domain-containing protein: MLHRLSVLMTRLQDDPDALLRDVGWPVLVWDSMPSRPRSVGPEEAPTLMGPSPPRVVESMVFELRPRYPGRGPEVTVGRSPECDIVLPEPTVSRQHARFRPEPHTEVWSVTDLESHGGTYLEGVLVVPGRPSPLFTRASLRLGGAEVVFLQACAFERYVRSYPQQPRVRLTRPG; this comes from the coding sequence GTGCTCCATCGATTGTCCGTGTTGATGACACGGCTCCAGGATGACCCCGATGCCTTGTTGAGGGATGTCGGGTGGCCCGTGCTGGTGTGGGATTCGATGCCGAGCCGTCCTCGCTCGGTGGGCCCGGAGGAAGCGCCGACGTTGATGGGCCCGTCGCCTCCGCGCGTCGTGGAGTCGATGGTCTTCGAGCTGCGCCCCCGCTACCCAGGCCGAGGCCCCGAGGTGACAGTGGGGCGCAGTCCAGAGTGCGACATCGTTCTGCCCGAACCCACGGTGTCTCGTCAGCACGCACGCTTTCGTCCAGAGCCACACACCGAGGTGTGGAGCGTGACGGACCTGGAGAGCCACGGCGGCACGTATCTGGAAGGCGTGCTGGTGGTGCCGGGGCGTCCGTCGCCGCTCTTCACGCGGGCCTCGTTGCGGCTGGGGGGCGCGGAGGTGGTGTTCCTCCAGGCCTGTGCGTTCGAGCGCTACGTGCGCTCGTATCCTCAGCAGCCCCGGGTGCGCTTGACGCGACCAGGGTGA
- a CDS encoding DUF7305 domain-containing protein: protein MTHSWVSGWKRYGVLGCLCASAACTVRDPVALINTEDGGGGPVASSDSGPKPTPDDLEAFCASTGPLLLVGDSVTGAQVCSGHLAERAFRFALCTCERLSLSATMTTDAFRSTQGLYIPGGEGGSVATNGGVSANDLLRVGGGLSAGGPDGISLGSGLTVGGGLYSGGPLIGNVSAQVTGDAWVRGDVGVASLTVEGKLAVPAGRVMSGAVTASEVRREPVDSVAPCACDEGARLDIRGLIENHARDNHNAAVGLDASTLEDFRGERTLELPCGRFFLTRVEGQGRLNLVVRERTALFVRDSITVGERLSVEVVPPGELDLFIGGDVTVAGQFLLGSPEAPARVRVYSAGTGALVISAGSVLAGNVYAPGAALNLSGNTEVFGSVFVRQIESSGGLALHYDEDVLSLGRACAGEK, encoded by the coding sequence ATGACTCACTCGTGGGTGTCTGGGTGGAAGCGGTACGGGGTGCTGGGCTGTCTCTGCGCGAGCGCCGCGTGCACCGTGAGGGACCCGGTGGCCCTCATCAACACGGAGGACGGGGGCGGCGGGCCGGTGGCCTCGTCGGACAGTGGGCCGAAGCCGACGCCCGATGACCTGGAGGCGTTCTGCGCGTCGACGGGGCCGCTGCTCCTGGTGGGGGACAGCGTCACGGGCGCGCAGGTGTGCAGCGGGCATCTGGCCGAGCGCGCCTTCCGCTTCGCGTTGTGCACCTGTGAGCGGCTGTCGCTGAGCGCGACGATGACGACGGACGCGTTCCGCAGCACGCAGGGGTTGTACATCCCCGGGGGAGAGGGGGGCTCGGTGGCGACGAATGGCGGCGTCTCCGCCAACGACTTGCTGCGGGTGGGCGGCGGGCTGAGTGCGGGAGGGCCGGATGGAATCTCGCTGGGCAGCGGCCTGACGGTGGGGGGCGGGCTGTACAGCGGCGGGCCGCTCATCGGGAATGTGTCCGCGCAGGTGACGGGGGATGCGTGGGTGCGCGGGGACGTGGGCGTGGCCTCGCTGACGGTGGAGGGGAAGCTGGCGGTGCCCGCCGGGCGCGTCATGTCCGGCGCGGTGACGGCCTCGGAGGTGCGGCGAGAGCCGGTGGACTCGGTGGCGCCGTGTGCGTGTGACGAGGGCGCGCGGCTGGACATCCGGGGCCTCATCGAGAACCACGCCCGCGACAACCACAACGCGGCCGTGGGGTTGGACGCGTCGACGCTGGAGGACTTCCGCGGCGAGCGCACGCTGGAGCTGCCGTGTGGGCGCTTCTTCCTGACGCGCGTCGAGGGACAGGGGCGGTTGAACCTGGTGGTGCGCGAGCGCACGGCGCTGTTCGTGCGCGACAGCATCACCGTGGGCGAGCGGCTGTCCGTGGAGGTGGTGCCGCCCGGGGAGCTGGACTTGTTCATCGGCGGGGACGTGACGGTGGCGGGCCAGTTCCTGCTGGGGTCTCCGGAGGCTCCGGCGCGCGTGCGTGTGTACTCCGCGGGGACGGGCGCGCTGGTCATCTCCGCGGGCAGCGTGCTCGCGGGGAACGTGTATGCACCGGGGGCCGCGCTGAACCTCAGCGGCAACACGGAGGTGTTCGGGTCCGTCTTCGTCCGCCAGATTGAGTCTTCGGGGGGGCTGGCCCTGCACTACGACGAGGACGTGCTGTCGCTGGGCCGCGCCTGTGCCGGGGAGAAGTGA
- a CDS encoding tetratricopeptide repeat protein, translating into MSRLLDEDDGAAPDLLGSLDDAAGPARRMSRQRSTALVRAALLATVDAPSPPSRPRRRLEWWLSGGLLVVGAAAAAGWQVTRGSPPLARAPVDPVVMASASVDSVPAEPPAVTQVAEAPVRPAKVGAVRERSVMPAPEDLLRRANAHRAGGQWKAAEALYLRVIRSEPQGTPAYVARVASGALRLEHLGDARGALRQYEEALRGWPRGMLAEEAGHGVAEALRALGDTAGEARALESFLQSHPESPHGVAARMRLREISTR; encoded by the coding sequence ATGAGCCGGCTCCTGGATGAGGATGACGGGGCCGCGCCGGACCTGCTCGGGTCCCTGGATGACGCCGCGGGCCCGGCGCGTCGGATGTCGCGTCAGCGGTCCACCGCGCTGGTGCGCGCCGCGCTCCTGGCCACGGTGGATGCGCCGTCGCCTCCGTCGCGCCCCCGTCGGCGCCTCGAGTGGTGGCTGAGCGGAGGACTGCTCGTGGTGGGGGCCGCCGCCGCGGCGGGATGGCAGGTGACGCGAGGGAGCCCGCCGCTCGCGCGGGCCCCCGTGGACCCGGTGGTGATGGCGTCGGCGAGTGTCGATTCCGTGCCCGCAGAGCCGCCCGCCGTGACGCAGGTGGCCGAGGCGCCCGTCCGTCCCGCCAAGGTCGGCGCGGTGCGGGAGCGGTCCGTCATGCCCGCGCCGGAGGACCTGCTGCGGCGAGCCAACGCGCACCGGGCCGGGGGGCAATGGAAGGCGGCCGAGGCGCTCTACCTGCGGGTCATCCGGAGCGAGCCGCAAGGGACCCCGGCCTATGTCGCGCGAGTGGCCTCGGGGGCGCTGCGGCTGGAGCACCTGGGGGATGCGCGCGGCGCGCTGCGGCAATACGAAGAGGCCCTGCGCGGCTGGCCCCGAGGCATGTTGGCGGAGGAGGCGGGCCACGGTGTCGCGGAGGCGCTCAGGGCCTTGGGCGATACGGCGGGGGAGGCTCGCGCGCTGGAGTCCTTCCTCCAGTCGCACCCTGAATCACCCCATGGAGTGGCGGCTCGGATGCGACTGAGGGAGATTTCGACGCGATGA
- a CDS encoding RNA polymerase sigma factor, translating to MTSTGPEAIGRARPGVDPRVQAAIQGRREATESLLMELLPRVRNLVRYLVRGDGDVEDISQESLIALIRGLPSYRGEGPFPSWVDRVVARTTFAWLKRARGTEARRGEEEALDLVSVPSEDAPPDEYVHRRRMVMLLDRVPDEQRHAMVLHHVLGMSVPEVADELGIPFETIRSRLRLGRAALRALATGEEGGPR from the coding sequence ATGACGAGCACGGGTCCCGAAGCCATCGGCAGAGCGCGCCCTGGGGTGGACCCTCGCGTCCAGGCGGCCATCCAGGGACGGCGCGAGGCCACCGAGTCCTTGCTGATGGAGTTGCTGCCTCGGGTGCGCAACCTCGTGCGCTACCTGGTGCGGGGAGATGGGGACGTGGAGGACATCTCGCAGGAGTCGCTCATCGCGCTGATACGAGGGCTCCCCTCCTACCGGGGGGAGGGGCCGTTCCCGTCGTGGGTGGACCGGGTGGTGGCGCGGACGACCTTCGCGTGGCTGAAGCGCGCGCGAGGCACGGAGGCCCGGCGGGGAGAGGAGGAGGCGTTGGACCTGGTGTCGGTGCCCTCCGAGGACGCGCCTCCGGACGAGTACGTCCACCGCCGCCGCATGGTGATGTTGTTGGACCGTGTCCCAGACGAGCAGCGTCATGCGATGGTGCTGCACCATGTGCTGGGGATGAGCGTGCCGGAGGTGGCCGACGAGCTGGGGATTCCCTTCGAGACGATTCGCAGCCGGCTGCGGCTGGGGCGCGCGGCGCTCCGCGCGTTGGCGACAGGGGAGGAGGGAGGCCCGCGATGA
- a CDS encoding dipeptidase, which yields MNRFVLAALLLSAPALAAPPVAPAPVSAKARAIHESALIIDTHVDTPLRMLEEGFDLGSQPPNGQGHLDLSRARAGNLGAAFFSIWVEPKEFAGQYTHRALRLIDTVLNAVEKYPDQMVLALSSKDIVAARAGKQKKLATLLGVEGGHAIQNDLGVLRDFYRLGVRYMTLTWSNTNEWADSSGDITDAAVKHHDGLTDFGRDVVREMNRLGMLVDISHVSDKTFFDTLKVTRAPVIASHSSARALTDHPRNMTDEMLKAVAANGGVVMVNYFSAFIDDTYRQSYAAMAPERNAALEALTAKHQGADAATKFRVEGAASWEWAAKVRRPPLESLIDHIDHIAKVAGVDHVGMGSDFDGINSTPQSIDSVADLPRITEALLARGYTREQLHKFLGGNLLRVFREAERVSRELRTAPSARR from the coding sequence GTGAACCGCTTCGTCCTCGCCGCACTGCTCCTCTCCGCGCCCGCGCTCGCGGCTCCTCCCGTGGCTCCCGCGCCGGTCTCCGCGAAGGCCCGGGCCATCCACGAGTCGGCGCTCATCATCGACACGCACGTGGACACGCCGCTGCGCATGCTGGAGGAGGGCTTCGACCTGGGCTCGCAGCCCCCCAACGGGCAGGGACACCTGGACCTGTCGCGCGCCCGCGCGGGCAACCTGGGCGCCGCCTTCTTCTCCATCTGGGTGGAGCCCAAGGAGTTCGCCGGGCAGTACACCCACCGCGCGCTGCGCCTCATCGACACGGTGCTCAACGCGGTGGAGAAGTACCCGGACCAGATGGTGCTGGCGCTCTCCTCCAAGGACATCGTCGCCGCGCGCGCGGGCAAGCAGAAGAAGCTGGCCACGCTGCTGGGCGTCGAGGGCGGCCACGCCATCCAGAACGACCTGGGTGTGCTGCGCGACTTCTACCGGCTGGGCGTGCGCTACATGACGCTCACCTGGTCCAACACGAACGAGTGGGCGGACTCCTCGGGCGACATCACCGACGCGGCCGTGAAGCACCATGACGGCCTCACCGACTTCGGCCGCGACGTCGTGCGCGAGATGAACCGGCTGGGCATGCTCGTGGACATCTCCCACGTGTCCGACAAGACGTTCTTCGACACGCTGAAGGTGACGCGCGCGCCGGTCATCGCGTCGCACTCGTCGGCCCGCGCGCTGACCGACCACCCGCGCAACATGACGGACGAGATGCTCAAGGCGGTCGCCGCCAACGGGGGCGTCGTCATGGTGAACTACTTCTCCGCGTTCATCGACGACACCTATCGCCAGTCGTACGCGGCCATGGCGCCCGAGCGCAACGCCGCCCTGGAGGCCCTGACGGCGAAGCACCAGGGCGCGGATGCCGCCACGAAGTTCCGGGTGGAGGGGGCGGCGAGCTGGGAGTGGGCCGCCAAGGTGCGGCGCCCGCCGCTCGAGTCCCTCATCGACCACATCGACCACATCGCCAAGGTGGCCGGCGTGGACCACGTGGGCATGGGCTCCGACTTCGACGGCATCAACTCCACGCCGCAGTCCATCGACTCCGTGGCGGACCTGCCGCGCATCACCGAGGCGCTGCTGGCCCGGGGCTACACCCGCGAGCAGCTCCACAAGTTCCTGGGCGGCAACCTCCTGCGGGTCTTCCGCGAGGCGGAGCGCGTCAGCCGCGAATTGCGCACCGCGCCGAGCGCCCGGCGCTGA
- a CDS encoding ComEA family DNA-binding protein, with translation MGGPGVADAAPASRTQYSGVVNLNEASASELDLLPGVGEKAAQRIIQHRGKRPFQRVEELVRVKGFGRKKFLKLKAHLTLSGPTTLKVEQVAPTLEGKEVVAANN, from the coding sequence ATGGGAGGGCCTGGCGTGGCGGACGCGGCCCCCGCCTCGCGCACCCAGTACTCGGGCGTGGTGAACCTCAACGAGGCGTCCGCCTCCGAGCTCGACCTGCTGCCGGGCGTCGGTGAGAAGGCGGCGCAGCGCATCATCCAGCACCGGGGCAAGCGGCCCTTCCAGCGCGTGGAGGAGCTCGTCCGCGTGAAGGGCTTCGGACGGAAGAAGTTCCTCAAGCTCAAGGCCCACCTGACCCTGAGCGGCCCCACCACGCTGAAGGTGGAGCAGGTGGCCCCGACCCTGGAAGGAAAGGAGGTGGTCGCCGCGAACAACTGA